One window of the Anopheles cruzii chromosome 2, idAnoCruzAS_RS32_06, whole genome shotgun sequence genome contains the following:
- the LOC128267732 gene encoding galectin-4-like, whose translation MSQLPVFNPPTPFLAHLPAGLGIYRKVTIRGRMTHDQFNINLQTGPNTNPRDDTALHISIRPRDGVIIRNSVQFRNWGIEERFGGCPVIKKSYFDVTITVKPDSFGIAVNGAHYCDFNHRMPYASIRFVHIGEGAKVDAILSE comes from the exons ATGTCTCAACTACCAGTATTTAATCCC CCAACGCCCTTTTTGGCACATCTTCCCGCTGGCTTGGGAATCTACCGGAAAGTTACCATTCGTGGACGGATGACTCATGATCA ATTTAACATCAACCTTCAAACCGGCCCGAACACCAATCCCCGCGATGATACGGCCTTGCACATCAGCATTCGGCCACGGGACGGTGTGATCATCCGTAATTCTGTACAATTTCGCAACTGGGGCATCGAGGAGCGATTTGGCGGTTGCCCCGTGATAAAGAAATCCTATTTTGATGTAACAATCACGGTGAAACCGGACAGCTTTGGTATCGCAGTGAACGGAGCCCATTACTGTGACTTCAACCACCGTATGCCATACGCCTCGATACGCTTTGTTCACATCGGCGAGGGCGCCAAGGTCGACGCAATACTTTCGGAATGA
- the LOC128267712 gene encoding galectin-7-like, translated as MAQLPVYNPPSPFLGLLPTGLGLYRKITIRGRMTHDMFNINLQCGPNVDPRDDAALHISIRLREGLIVRNTYQFRSWGVEERFGGCPVQKRSYFDVTITVKPDSYGIAVNGCHYCDFNHRLPYASVRFIHTGVGAQVDAIITE; from the exons ATGGCACAGCTGCCCGTGTACAATCCG CCATCGCCTTTTCTTGGACTACTACCTACAGGACTGGGTCTGTATCGTAAGATAACCATCCGGGGGCGAATGACACACGACAT GTTCAACATTAATCTTCAGTGTGGCCCAAACGTCGACCCCCGTGATGATGCGGCGCTCCACATAAGCATACGACTCCGGGAAGGCTTGATCGTGCGCAACACGTACCAGTTCCGAAGTTGGGGTGTTGAGGAACGCTTCGGAGGCTGCCCGGTACAGAAACGGTCGTACTTCGATGTCACCATTACGGTGAAACCGGACAGCTATGGTATCGCCGTGAACGGGTGCCACTACTGTGACTTCAATCATCGCTTACCGTACGCTTCGGTGCGGTTCATTCATACGGGTGTTGGTGCACAAGTCGATGCCATCATAACTGAGTAG
- the LOC128269085 gene encoding galectin-4-like, translating to MASVMLPLFNPDLPCLGAILGGLPIGKKIIIQGTLTSNRFNINLQLGPEVAPRDDTALHLSVRPNERTIVLNSYVGQCWQDEERSSFCPIAIGQPFTIDIRVEESCFVIVINDETFATFQHRQPNDMVNYIHLGEGATIDAVVESF from the exons ATGGCATCAGTCATGCTTCCGCTGTTTAATCCG GATCTTCCCTGCCTGGGTGCCATCCTTGGCGGTCTTCCTATCGGGAAAAAAATTATCATACAAGGCACGCTGACGAGCAACAG ATTTAACATCAACTTGCAGTTAGGGCCCGAGGTCGCTCCACGGGACGATACGGCGCTTCATCTGAGCGTTCGGCCCAACGAACGTACCATCGTGCTTAACTCGTACGTCGGTCAATGCTGGCAAGATGAGGAACGCTCTAGCTTCTGCCCGATCGCCATTGGGCAACCATTCACGATCGACATCAGAGTAGAGGAGTCTTGCTTCGTAATCGTCATCAACGATGAAACGTTTGCCACATTTCAACACCGCCAACCGAACGATATGGTAAACTATATTCATCTAGGAGAAGGAGCCACCATCGACGCAGTGGTGGAATCGTTCTGA